One region of Phaeobacter inhibens DSM 16374 genomic DNA includes:
- a CDS encoding ExbD/TolR family protein — MDLTDPPRRARGESIVPMINVVFLLLIFFLMTSRLAQPDPFEVTPPDAGLEGEAKSDDVLYIDATGRLHFDGSEGPAALSRLASAPGNTVQLRADARLQATDLARILRQLAEAGLANAELVVRPQ, encoded by the coding sequence ATGGACCTGACCGATCCCCCCCGCCGCGCGCGCGGTGAATCCATCGTGCCGATGATCAACGTGGTGTTCCTGCTGTTGATCTTCTTCCTGATGACCTCGCGCCTTGCCCAGCCTGACCCGTTTGAGGTGACCCCGCCCGACGCCGGGCTGGAGGGCGAGGCCAAATCCGACGATGTGCTTTATATCGACGCCACGGGGCGGCTGCATTTCGACGGCAGCGAAGGCCCCGCCGCGCTCAGCCGACTTGCCAGTGCACCCGGCAATACCGTGCAGCTGCGCGCCGATGCGCGGCTGCAGGCAACAGATCTGGCGCGGATCCTGCGACAACTGGCCGAGGCCGGGCTGGCCAACGCCGAACTGGTGGTGCGCCCGCAATGA
- a CDS encoding energy transducer TonB, producing the protein MKRATELTVFAGIATVLHVVLFASAPKSGAEASGGGGDAMVSVQAASATVAEMVETWERPPQTQPQIDIALTPPQTAPTAPVVPQFELAQAPSAARQIALAKPTPDDKLQLDTTPAPPPPPPKAEPQPDPDLRPRAKPRAKPRPKQEPTPQTAQKAQQTSAGRNEQRAAGSGGGAQAGQAGRAAAATAQAGQQAKLKSIWGAKIRARVERNKRRTSGTRATGRVLLRLTVARNGQLISHRIAKSSGNAALDQAALKAVARARKFPAAPKQLTLNQMTFTLPMTFSK; encoded by the coding sequence ATGAAACGTGCAACCGAACTCACCGTTTTTGCCGGGATCGCCACGGTGCTTCACGTGGTGCTCTTTGCCAGCGCGCCCAAATCCGGTGCTGAGGCCAGCGGCGGGGGCGGCGATGCCATGGTCTCGGTGCAGGCCGCCAGCGCCACCGTCGCCGAGATGGTCGAAACCTGGGAGCGCCCGCCGCAGACCCAGCCGCAGATCGACATCGCCCTGACACCACCGCAGACCGCCCCGACCGCCCCCGTGGTGCCCCAGTTCGAACTGGCCCAGGCACCCAGCGCCGCGCGGCAGATCGCCCTTGCCAAGCCCACGCCGGACGACAAGCTGCAACTGGACACCACACCCGCTCCACCTCCACCACCGCCAAAGGCAGAGCCGCAACCCGATCCTGATCTTCGCCCCCGTGCAAAACCCCGCGCCAAACCGCGCCCCAAACAGGAACCGACCCCGCAGACCGCCCAAAAGGCCCAGCAGACCTCGGCAGGCCGCAACGAACAACGTGCCGCCGGTTCGGGTGGTGGCGCACAGGCCGGTCAGGCCGGACGCGCCGCCGCTGCGACGGCGCAGGCCGGGCAACAGGCGAAACTCAAATCCATCTGGGGCGCAAAAATCCGCGCCCGTGTCGAACGCAACAAACGCAGGACCTCTGGCACCCGCGCCACCGGACGGGTGCTGCTGCGCCTCACCGTGGCGCGCAATGGTCAGCTGATCAGCCACCGTATCGCCAAATCCTCCGGCAATGCAGCGCTGGATCAGGCCGCGTTGAAGGCCGTGGCGCGCGCGCGCAAGTTTCCCGCCGCCCCCAAGCAGCTGACGCTCAATCAAATGACCTTCACCCTGCCAATGACCTTCTCAAAATAA
- a CDS encoding ABC transporter ATP-binding protein has protein sequence MAATARLRAEDLSVSYSRTPVLNSLSTDLPDGALTVIVGPNACGKSTLLRALARLQPAGKGQVLLDGKAIHRQGSRAVAQRLAILPQTPTAPEGLTVRDLATRGRTPHQSPLRQWSRQDAEAVTRALDLTHMAPHADRPLEALSGGQRQRAWIAMALAQDTDILLLDEPTTYLDLPHQIELLKLVQQLNRDTGRTVVMVLHDINLAARFASHMIALKDGQVFCEGPPDEVITEGVMQSVFALPCRIIADPVHGSPHVIPE, from the coding sequence ATGGCTGCCACCGCCCGCCTGCGCGCCGAGGATCTCTCGGTGTCCTACAGCCGCACACCCGTGCTCAACAGTCTGTCGACAGATCTCCCCGATGGTGCACTCACCGTGATCGTCGGCCCCAACGCCTGTGGCAAATCCACCCTGCTGCGGGCGCTGGCGCGGCTGCAGCCTGCGGGCAAGGGTCAGGTGCTGTTGGATGGCAAGGCGATCCACCGACAGGGCAGCCGCGCCGTGGCGCAGCGGCTTGCGATCCTGCCGCAGACCCCCACCGCCCCGGAGGGGCTGACCGTACGCGACCTCGCCACCCGTGGCCGCACCCCGCATCAATCCCCGCTGCGGCAATGGTCCAGACAGGATGCCGAGGCAGTCACCCGCGCGCTTGATCTGACCCATATGGCACCCCATGCCGATCGCCCGCTTGAGGCGCTCTCCGGCGGGCAGCGCCAACGTGCCTGGATCGCCATGGCGCTGGCCCAGGACACAGACATCCTGCTGCTTGATGAACCCACGACCTACCTCGATCTGCCGCATCAGATCGAACTGCTTAAACTGGTGCAGCAGCTCAACCGGGACACCGGGCGTACCGTGGTCATGGTGCTGCATGACATCAATCTGGCCGCACGCTTTGCCAGCCATATGATCGCGCTGAAGGATGGGCAGGTCTTCTGCGAAGGTCCTCCGGATGAGGTGATCACCGAAGGCGTCATGCAATCCGTCTTCGCCCTGCCCTGCCGGATCATTGCCGATCCCGTCCACGGCAGCCCGCATGTCATCCCGGAGTGA
- a CDS encoding GNAT family N-acetyltransferase, producing the protein MPATIAITRASPAEPEARSLIRRHLDQMAAQSPEESCHALDGSGLDAPDVAFFLLRREGTAIAMGALKTLSGGGRELKSMHTLAEARGSGAGRQMLEFLLHQARAEQATTIYLETGSTPDFLAARRLYESYGFVECPPFEGYAEDPWSLFMRLDLPAAA; encoded by the coding sequence ATGCCCGCCACGATTGCCATCACCCGCGCCAGCCCGGCAGAGCCTGAGGCCCGGTCTCTGATCCGCCGTCACCTGGACCAGATGGCCGCACAATCCCCCGAAGAGAGCTGCCACGCGCTCGACGGCAGCGGGCTTGACGCCCCGGATGTGGCCTTCTTCCTGCTGCGGCGCGAGGGCACGGCGATTGCGATGGGCGCGCTCAAAACCTTGTCAGGCGGTGGGCGCGAATTGAAATCAATGCACACCCTTGCCGAGGCCCGCGGCAGCGGCGCCGGACGTCAGATGCTCGAGTTTCTTCTGCATCAGGCCCGCGCGGAACAGGCAACAACCATCTATCTGGAAACCGGCTCCACACCCGATTTCCTCGCCGCAAGACGGCTTTACGAAAGCTATGGTTTTGTCGAATGCCCGCCATTCGAAGGCTACGCCGAAGACCCCTGGTCACTCTTTATGCGCCTCGACCTGCCCGCCGCGGCTTGA
- a CDS encoding TonB-dependent siderophore receptor has protein sequence MILRRTAVSTFALLASVPAMAEVVELETIIVTQETGDAFFGKSVSLDTGTVAKNGDAIAETPRSVTVVTAQELAERGAQNVEQALQYSAGVVGGQWGLDSRANWYLVRGFDASTLHDGLPARYGFYNDTKPEPFLLNSVEVLKGPSSGLYGSGAVGGVVNTTSKTAAQEAENLFQVQVGSHDRKQAAVDVSGDLNASGTLRYRFVGLLRDAETQVDHSQDDTVVLAPSITWRPSDDTELTILANYQKSDGSPLIQFASMAGTLLPATGFGNGDYLPNSLFVGEPGFDTFNTEQRAITAMFKHRFNAVWSLNANARYLESDGEYQHAWWAFDNFGSGRYNPDGTINRTFYRAENTLKTWGFDAYGTAEYRLGGFDMRTIIGASYTRGHYDSDTGYGAQVGPIDPFNPVYVGYPTVSVTDTPGTSITETGAYVQQRASYDDRLFVDFGLRYGKIESGPSNGSFGATSTAASDSEWTGNAAVMYRFDNGIAPYISYAESFRQDAIGSDVNGKAFEPTRGEQYELGVKFQPAGSDTLLTAAVFDLTKSNMTVADPGNPGFQVQTGAASAKGLELELFHRFGDLTVDAAYTYLDSEDAEGDYIAQVPKNAASLWLNYAPEAGALQGWSFGGGLRYNGEAWGGTGTYLTPSYTLYDAAVSYSQDNWLVSLNVQNLTDERYVTTCQGGACYFGDGRNIALTLTSKF, from the coding sequence ATGATTCTGCGACGAACTGCTGTGTCGACCTTTGCCCTGCTGGCCTCTGTGCCGGCAATGGCTGAAGTTGTCGAACTGGAAACAATTATTGTAACTCAGGAAACCGGTGATGCCTTCTTTGGCAAGAGCGTTTCTCTTGATACCGGCACTGTGGCCAAAAACGGGGATGCCATCGCCGAGACGCCTCGCTCGGTCACGGTGGTGACTGCTCAGGAGCTGGCGGAGCGCGGTGCCCAGAATGTGGAACAGGCGCTGCAATATTCTGCCGGGGTTGTGGGCGGCCAATGGGGGCTGGACAGCCGCGCCAACTGGTATCTGGTGCGCGGCTTTGACGCCAGCACCCTGCACGACGGGCTGCCTGCGCGTTATGGTTTTTACAATGACACCAAGCCGGAACCCTTCCTGCTGAACAGCGTCGAGGTGCTGAAAGGGCCGTCCTCCGGGCTGTATGGCAGCGGCGCAGTGGGCGGCGTGGTGAACACCACATCCAAGACCGCCGCACAGGAGGCGGAAAATCTGTTTCAGGTGCAGGTCGGATCTCATGACCGCAAACAGGCGGCGGTGGATGTCAGCGGTGATCTGAACGCCAGCGGCACTCTGCGCTATCGCTTTGTCGGTCTGCTGCGTGATGCGGAAACACAGGTTGATCATTCGCAGGATGATACTGTTGTGCTGGCGCCGTCGATCACCTGGCGGCCCAGCGACGATACGGAGCTGACCATTCTGGCCAACTATCAGAAAAGCGATGGCAGCCCGCTGATCCAGTTTGCCTCCATGGCGGGTACGCTGTTGCCTGCAACTGGCTTTGGCAATGGTGATTACCTGCCCAACAGCCTGTTTGTGGGGGAGCCGGGGTTTGACACGTTCAACACCGAACAGCGTGCCATCACGGCGATGTTCAAACACCGTTTCAACGCGGTCTGGAGCCTCAACGCCAATGCGCGCTATCTGGAGAGTGACGGCGAATACCAGCATGCCTGGTGGGCCTTCGACAACTTTGGCTCTGGGCGCTACAATCCCGATGGCACCATCAACCGGACCTTCTACCGGGCTGAAAACACGCTGAAGACCTGGGGGTTTGATGCCTATGGCACGGCGGAATACCGGCTTGGTGGCTTTGATATGCGCACCATTATCGGGGCGAGCTATACGCGCGGCCATTACGACAGTGATACAGGCTACGGTGCACAGGTTGGCCCGATTGATCCGTTCAACCCGGTCTATGTCGGTTACCCGACGGTCTCGGTGACGGATACGCCGGGGACCTCCATCACCGAAACCGGCGCTTATGTGCAGCAGCGTGCCAGCTATGATGACCGGCTGTTTGTCGATTTTGGTCTGCGCTATGGCAAGATCGAGAGCGGGCCGAGCAATGGCAGCTTTGGTGCGACCAGCACCGCGGCCAGTGACAGCGAATGGACCGGCAATGCGGCTGTGATGTACCGCTTTGACAACGGCATCGCACCCTACATTAGCTATGCTGAGAGCTTCCGTCAGGACGCCATTGGCAGCGATGTGAATGGCAAGGCGTTTGAGCCGACCCGTGGTGAGCAGTATGAGTTGGGTGTGAAATTTCAGCCAGCAGGCAGTGATACGCTGCTGACGGCGGCGGTGTTCGATCTGACCAAGTCCAATATGACGGTGGCGGATCCGGGCAATCCGGGCTTTCAGGTGCAGACCGGTGCCGCCTCGGCCAAGGGGTTGGAGCTGGAACTGTTCCACCGCTTTGGTGATCTGACGGTGGATGCGGCTTATACCTATCTTGATAGCGAAGATGCCGAAGGCGATTATATCGCGCAGGTGCCGAAGAATGCCGCCTCGCTGTGGCTGAACTACGCCCCTGAAGCGGGTGCCTTGCAGGGCTGGAGCTTTGGCGGCGGCTTGCGTTACAACGGCGAAGCCTGGGGCGGGACCGGGACCTATCTGACGCCGTCTTACACGCTGTATGATGCGGCGGTGTCCTACAGTCAGGACAATTGGCTGGTGTCGCTCAATGTGCAGAACCTCACGGATGAGCGGTATGTCACCACCTGTCAGGGCGGCGCTTGCTACTTTGGCGACGGGCGCAATATTGCGCTGACACTGACATCGAAGTTCTGA
- a CDS encoding ExbD/TolR family protein → MQFTQAQKPRRKPSLTPMIDVVFLLLVFFMLASRFGTDAVLDLPLAGQGGSYTGPPRLIGIGAGNLDLNGLPVADSNLAEALAPLMDSPGDMLVLRGRDQADLQRITDVTSLLRQAGFTNFVLVE, encoded by the coding sequence ATGCAGTTCACCCAAGCCCAGAAACCCCGGCGCAAACCCAGCCTGACGCCGATGATCGACGTGGTGTTTCTGCTGCTGGTGTTTTTCATGCTGGCGTCCCGCTTTGGCACCGATGCGGTGCTGGACCTGCCGCTTGCAGGTCAGGGCGGCAGCTACACCGGCCCGCCCCGGCTGATCGGTATCGGCGCGGGCAATCTGGACCTGAACGGGCTGCCGGTGGCCGACAGCAACCTGGCCGAGGCCTTGGCCCCGCTGATGGACAGCCCCGGCGACATGCTGGTGTTGCGCGGGCGGGATCAGGCCGATCTGCAACGCATCACCGATGTGACCAGCCTGCTCCGGCAGGCGGGGTTCACCAATTTTGTTCTGGTGGAGTGA
- a CDS encoding FecCD family ABC transporter permease, which produces MTASTLTLPRQSRSGDLRLLWLGTALLALCLLSIAALSLGARATGWADIWGALTSYDPNKADHIVVRNMRLPRLIGAGLAGAALGMSGALIQAMTRNPLADPGLLGINGGAALGVVLCILVLGVTDPAEFIWVALGGGLAASVLVFLLGGGSQANPLRLILAGAAVSALFLALTRALLLVSRQTLDVYRFWVLGGFDGILPATLQSLLPFLILGALLAIIAGFGLNALMLGEDTAKGLGVRTGLTRLTAGAAIVLLCGATVAMAGPIAFAGLIVPHMARWAAGPAIGWSLAFSAVFGALLLIAADLLGRLALFGGNMQAGVMTALIGGPVLIWLVRRNGVRKL; this is translated from the coding sequence ATGACCGCGTCGACACTCACACTGCCACGGCAATCCCGCTCTGGCGATCTGCGGCTGCTGTGGCTTGGGACCGCGCTGCTTGCGCTCTGTCTGCTGTCCATTGCCGCCCTCAGCCTTGGCGCACGCGCCACCGGCTGGGCTGACATCTGGGGCGCTTTGACCAGCTATGACCCGAACAAGGCCGATCATATTGTGGTTCGCAATATGCGCCTGCCGCGGTTGATCGGGGCCGGGCTGGCGGGCGCCGCCCTTGGTATGTCTGGCGCGCTAATTCAGGCGATGACCCGCAATCCGCTGGCCGATCCCGGCCTGCTGGGGATCAACGGTGGGGCAGCCCTTGGGGTTGTGCTGTGCATTCTTGTTCTGGGCGTGACCGATCCGGCAGAGTTCATCTGGGTGGCCCTCGGTGGCGGTCTTGCCGCATCCGTTCTGGTGTTCCTCCTTGGTGGTGGCAGTCAGGCCAATCCGCTGCGCCTGATCCTGGCCGGGGCCGCTGTCAGCGCGCTGTTTCTCGCGCTCACCCGCGCCCTGCTGCTGGTCAGTCGGCAGACGCTGGATGTCTATCGTTTCTGGGTGCTGGGCGGGTTCGACGGCATTCTGCCCGCCACGCTCCAGTCCCTGCTGCCGTTTCTCATTCTGGGCGCTCTGCTGGCCATCATCGCAGGCTTCGGCCTCAACGCGCTGATGCTGGGCGAGGACACCGCCAAGGGGCTGGGCGTGCGCACCGGGCTCACACGGCTCACTGCCGGGGCCGCGATTGTGCTCCTTTGTGGCGCAACCGTTGCCATGGCCGGGCCGATTGCCTTTGCCGGGCTGATCGTACCGCATATGGCCCGCTGGGCCGCGGGACCTGCGATTGGCTGGTCACTGGCCTTCTCTGCCGTGTTCGGCGCGCTGCTGCTGATCGCGGCGGATCTCCTTGGTCGGCTGGCCCTCTTTGGTGGCAATATGCAGGCCGGGGTGATGACTGCGCTGATTGGCGGGCCGGTGCTGATCTGGCTGGTCCGTCGCAACGGGGTGCGCAAGCTATGA
- a CDS encoding ABC transporter substrate-binding protein: MRGSRRGSGWRKPLASCAAPLAALLLGLLPLHSSADPFPVVIDHRYGTTTVPAKPTRIVSLSFIGHDFLLALGERPYALRKWYGSDPYGVWPWGHDALGDAQPVVIRGEIDIERIAAMEPDLIAAQWSGITAQQYALLSQIAPTLPPRAEDGDYGTPWQQMLLRLGTATGKRTTAEAIVTRIEGRFADLRAAHPEWQGANAMMAWAGHTRAYTRADIRGQFLTALGFSVQDAPDGQNALNQFYTEFPAEDPSAMDVDALIWLDTGRNVEKLARMPLRHTTRAYREGREIYADKLLSAALSHSSPLSLDYALDQLVPLLEAAVDGDPATVVSSTANAGLLAGGGS; this comes from the coding sequence ATGCGGGGTTCCCGACGTGGATCCGGCTGGCGCAAACCACTGGCGTCCTGTGCGGCGCCACTGGCCGCGCTGCTGCTGGGCCTCCTGCCGCTGCACAGCAGCGCAGATCCTTTCCCGGTGGTGATTGACCATCGCTACGGCACCACAACAGTGCCCGCCAAACCCACGCGCATCGTCTCGCTCAGCTTCATCGGGCATGATTTTCTGCTGGCTCTGGGAGAGCGCCCTTACGCGCTGCGCAAATGGTATGGCAGCGATCCCTATGGCGTCTGGCCCTGGGGACATGACGCATTGGGGGACGCCCAGCCGGTGGTGATACGGGGCGAGATCGACATCGAACGGATCGCGGCGATGGAGCCTGATCTGATCGCCGCACAGTGGTCTGGTATCACCGCACAGCAATATGCGCTGCTGTCGCAAATCGCCCCGACCCTACCGCCGCGCGCCGAGGATGGCGACTATGGCACCCCCTGGCAGCAGATGTTGCTGCGACTGGGAACCGCCACTGGCAAGCGCACCACCGCGGAGGCGATTGTCACCCGGATTGAGGGGCGTTTTGCGGATCTGCGTGCAGCCCATCCCGAATGGCAAGGCGCCAACGCCATGATGGCATGGGCCGGCCATACCCGCGCCTATACCCGCGCCGATATTCGTGGCCAGTTCCTCACCGCTCTGGGGTTTTCGGTGCAGGATGCGCCGGATGGGCAGAACGCGCTCAACCAATTCTACACCGAATTCCCCGCCGAAGACCCGTCGGCGATGGATGTGGATGCGCTGATCTGGCTGGATACCGGGCGCAATGTCGAAAAACTAGCCCGGATGCCGCTGCGCCATACCACGCGGGCCTACCGCGAGGGGCGCGAAATCTATGCGGACAAATTGCTGTCCGCCGCGCTGTCCCATTCCAGCCCGCTCAGCCTCGATTATGCGCTCGACCAGCTGGTGCCCCTGCTGGAGGCGGCGGTGGATGGCGACCCCGCAACCGTGGTGAGCAGCACTGCAAATGCCGGACTGCTGGCAGGCGGAGGCTCCTGA
- a CDS encoding FecCD family ABC transporter permease, which translates to MIWTLRLSSLSVQISRRAVLTATLLLSVLLMTALLALTLGSYPLRLADMQEILTGGGTAIQQMILLDHRMPRILTALGAGAAFGLSGAMFQTMMRNPLASPDVIGFNAGASCGALVAMMLTGGMVLPGAIAGALITAAVVTLLAWSRGLPPYRLILTGVGASLVLTAIGDLLISRMDAQTAADMAQWLIGTLNARSWSDVALVWGGLLLLAPALVWLQFPLTRLGMADDIATGLGMALSPLRLAVTGTGILLAALAVSTAGPLPFVAFAAGPIARRLIPNGRPVLLAAAASGALITLMADTAARAVPMIQLPAGVFTALIGAPVLIWLLLAQFRKGAL; encoded by the coding sequence ATGATCTGGACCCTCCGCCTCTCCAGCCTGTCAGTGCAGATATCCCGCCGCGCGGTCCTCACCGCGACCCTGTTGCTCAGCGTCCTGCTGATGACGGCCCTGCTGGCCCTGACCCTTGGCAGCTACCCGCTGCGCCTTGCGGATATGCAGGAGATCCTGACCGGTGGCGGCACCGCGATCCAGCAGATGATCCTGCTGGACCATCGCATGCCGCGCATCCTGACCGCACTTGGGGCAGGCGCTGCTTTTGGCCTCTCTGGCGCGATGTTTCAGACCATGATGCGCAACCCGCTGGCTTCTCCCGATGTGATCGGCTTCAACGCCGGGGCCAGCTGCGGCGCGCTGGTCGCGATGATGCTCACCGGTGGCATGGTGCTGCCCGGTGCCATTGCCGGCGCGCTCATCACCGCCGCCGTGGTGACCCTCTTGGCCTGGTCGCGTGGCCTGCCGCCCTATCGGCTGATCCTGACCGGCGTTGGGGCCAGCCTCGTGCTGACCGCAATCGGAGACCTTCTGATCAGCCGCATGGATGCCCAGACCGCCGCTGATATGGCGCAATGGCTGATCGGCACGCTGAACGCCCGCAGCTGGAGCGATGTTGCCCTCGTCTGGGGCGGCCTGCTGCTGCTGGCTCCGGCGCTGGTCTGGCTGCAATTCCCGCTCACCCGGCTGGGCATGGCCGATGATATCGCAACCGGGCTGGGGATGGCGCTGTCACCGCTCAGACTTGCCGTCACCGGCACCGGCATCCTGCTCGCCGCATTGGCTGTCAGCACGGCAGGTCCGTTGCCCTTCGTGGCCTTCGCCGCTGGTCCCATCGCCCGCCGCCTGATCCCCAATGGCCGACCGGTCCTGCTGGCCGCCGCGGCGTCCGGCGCGCTGATCACTCTTATGGCCGATACTGCTGCCCGCGCGGTCCCGATGATCCAGCTGCCCGCCGGTGTCTTCACCGCACTGATCGGCGCCCCGGTACTGATCTGGCTGCTCTTGGCCCAATTCAGAAAAGGAGCCCTGTGA
- a CDS encoding MotA/TolQ/ExbB proton channel family protein: MTLRRPAALAALLLIPSLAVAQEAPAAPTTSAPQITTQSPATTAPAVSGETPTPGLSDTSAPATATDDGAGPTNETTPAADSSPALNDTPAATPVPRPEAALSQQEMLAETASDAAAQAVKFLRDGGPSIWAIAALSVITLALILWKIWRLALIGAWSRGKAGRAVAAFERGEQDTARDIVRGRRGIRSKVVASALASVCTLPEDRAREETARVAKLHLASAGTGLGALELIATIAPLLGLLGTVLGMIAAFQALQAAGSKADPALLAGGIWEALLTTAAGMAVAIPASAALTWFEAVITRIRRDVEDSATRIFVAHQPQSLKLAAE, from the coding sequence ATGACCCTTCGCAGACCAGCGGCCCTTGCCGCGCTGTTGTTGATCCCCTCGCTTGCTGTGGCGCAGGAGGCCCCCGCTGCCCCGACCACATCCGCGCCGCAAATCACCACGCAATCGCCAGCCACCACGGCGCCCGCCGTCTCGGGTGAAACGCCGACACCGGGCCTCTCCGACACCAGCGCCCCCGCGACAGCCACTGACGATGGTGCAGGCCCCACCAACGAGACAACACCCGCAGCCGACAGCAGCCCCGCGCTCAATGACACGCCCGCAGCAACGCCCGTGCCCCGACCCGAGGCAGCGCTCTCCCAGCAGGAGATGCTGGCTGAAACCGCCAGCGACGCGGCGGCGCAAGCGGTCAAGTTCCTGCGCGACGGCGGGCCGTCGATTTGGGCGATTGCGGCGCTTTCAGTGATCACGCTGGCGCTGATCCTGTGGAAAATCTGGCGGTTGGCGCTGATCGGCGCCTGGTCGCGGGGCAAGGCGGGTCGCGCCGTCGCCGCCTTTGAGAGGGGCGAACAGGACACCGCCCGCGACATCGTCCGGGGCCGACGGGGCATCCGCTCCAAAGTCGTCGCCTCCGCGCTGGCCTCCGTCTGCACCCTGCCCGAAGATCGCGCCCGCGAGGAAACCGCCCGCGTGGCCAAACTGCATCTGGCCTCGGCCGGTACCGGCCTTGGCGCGCTGGAACTGATTGCCACCATTGCCCCGCTCCTGGGCCTTCTGGGCACGGTTCTGGGCATGATCGCGGCCTTTCAGGCGCTGCAGGCCGCCGGGTCCAAGGCCGATCCCGCGCTGCTGGCCGGCGGTATCTGGGAGGCGCTGTTGACCACCGCTGCCGGCATGGCCGTGGCTATCCCCGCCTCCGCCGCGCTGACTTGGTTTGAGGCCGTGATCACCCGCATTCGCCGCGACGTTGAAGACAGCGCCACCCGCATCTTTGTCGCCCATCAGCCGCAGTCGCTGAAACTCGCCGCTGAGTAA
- a CDS encoding siderophore-interacting protein, protein MTINPTFPLQTTATLSTLPFGTLRPPLVAMAQEHELPVIEDTDSAVTVEVPGFGHYHFTAQGDGIEIRVSAALPDRLHMLKDGFAEHLEELQPGLSQTLRWSDTATVGALPPNVHVTTVQSITPVGRAFLRVRVKAADLSSFQEDAIHFRLLLPAADCADPEWPRVAGNGATVWPLGDKSLHRPVYTTRHIDHAAGEMTFDIFLHDGGRATNWVLGAKPGDTLRIAGPGGGGIPQTSQILIYADETALPAAARILETLPRDSRGAAVFLAGDGADCGYPVAAPEGISVTWLRHADQQSLCDLALTARAERPDHFLWFACEKSDVQRLRAAIKQDKPAPRKSPGQGYIAAYWSQS, encoded by the coding sequence ATGACCATCAACCCGACCTTCCCGCTACAGACCACCGCCACCCTGTCCACACTGCCATTTGGCACCCTGCGCCCGCCCCTTGTCGCCATGGCACAGGAGCATGAGCTGCCGGTGATCGAAGACACCGACAGCGCCGTCACGGTCGAGGTGCCCGGCTTTGGCCATTACCATTTCACAGCACAGGGTGACGGTATCGAGATCCGCGTCTCTGCCGCCCTGCCCGACCGTCTGCATATGCTGAAGGATGGGTTTGCCGAGCATCTGGAGGAGCTCCAGCCCGGCCTGTCCCAGACCCTGCGCTGGTCGGACACCGCCACCGTCGGCGCGCTTCCCCCGAACGTGCATGTCACCACCGTGCAATCGATCACCCCGGTGGGCCGCGCCTTCCTGCGGGTCCGGGTGAAAGCGGCGGATCTGAGCAGCTTTCAGGAGGACGCCATTCATTTCCGGCTGCTGTTGCCCGCTGCGGATTGCGCCGATCCCGAGTGGCCCCGTGTTGCTGGAAACGGCGCCACCGTCTGGCCTCTGGGTGACAAATCCCTGCACCGCCCGGTCTACACCACCCGCCATATCGACCATGCCGCCGGAGAGATGACCTTTGACATCTTCCTGCACGATGGTGGCCGCGCCACCAATTGGGTTCTCGGCGCCAAACCCGGTGATACGCTCAGGATTGCAGGTCCCGGCGGTGGCGGCATTCCGCAGACCTCGCAGATCCTGATCTATGCCGATGAAACCGCCCTGCCCGCCGCCGCGCGCATTCTGGAAACCCTGCCGCGTGACAGTCGCGGAGCAGCGGTCTTCCTCGCCGGAGACGGGGCCGATTGTGGCTACCCTGTCGCCGCGCCGGAGGGCATCTCCGTCACTTGGCTGCGCCACGCTGACCAGCAAAGTCTGTGCGATCTGGCCCTGACCGCCCGTGCCGAACGCCCCGATCATTTCCTGTGGTTTGCCTGCGAGAAATCCGACGTGCAGCGCCTGCGCGCCGCCATAAAGCAGGACAAACCCGCCCCCCGGAAAAGCCCCGGACAAGGCTATATCGCTGCCTATTGGAGCCAGTCATGA